In Tepidanaerobacter syntrophicus, the following are encoded in one genomic region:
- a CDS encoding branched-chain amino acid ABC transporter permease produces the protein MFIQQLVNGISVGGIYALMATGYALIYSLLGFSNWAHGDVAMIGAYIAIQSVLLANMPLPFAVIIGVAGAGFFSFLNEKVAYKRIRDNNSPTMFLMIAAMGLSIIYQNAALNLFGSKFKIFPGLSATSFNMGNATLGLLDVISLAVSLASLVILDITINHTKLGLGIRTVASNPYTASLMGINIDRYFSIVFLVAGMYAGCAGILLGMKYTVYPTMGNVALKAFIASVLGGLGSVRGAIVGALIIGIMEVMVTAYLSSGLRDLFTFVLLIVILLVKPSGLMGVQVEDKA, from the coding sequence ATGTTTATTCAGCAATTGGTTAATGGTATCTCAGTTGGCGGTATTTATGCTTTAATGGCAACGGGATATGCATTAATATATAGCTTATTGGGATTTTCTAATTGGGCACACGGTGATGTTGCCATGATCGGGGCTTATATTGCGATACAGTCTGTACTTCTTGCTAATATGCCGCTGCCGTTTGCAGTTATTATAGGTGTGGCAGGTGCAGGGTTTTTCAGTTTCCTTAATGAAAAAGTAGCCTATAAACGAATAAGAGATAATAATTCACCAACTATGTTCTTGATGATTGCCGCAATGGGATTGTCCATAATTTATCAAAATGCTGCTTTGAACCTTTTTGGCTCAAAGTTTAAAATATTTCCAGGCTTATCCGCCACTTCCTTTAATATGGGTAATGCAACTCTTGGCTTACTAGATGTTATATCTCTTGCTGTATCATTAGCATCCTTAGTAATTTTAGATATAACAATAAATCATACTAAACTTGGCTTAGGTATACGTACGGTAGCTTCTAATCCCTATACAGCTAGTTTAATGGGGATAAACATTGACAGATATTTTTCCATAGTATTCCTTGTTGCGGGGATGTATGCTGGCTGTGCCGGAATATTGTTGGGAATGAAGTACACTGTATATCCGACGATGGGTAATGTCGCGTTAAAAGCTTTTATTGCTTCCGTATTAGGTGGTCTAGGAAGTGTCCGAGGAGCCATAGTAGGTGCATTGATAATAGGAATAATGGAAGTTATGGTAACTGCATATCTGAGCTCGGGTTTGCGAGATCTTTTTACGTTTGTGTTACTTATCGTTATATTACTTGTAAAACCCTCCGGACTAATGGGCGTTCAAGTAGAAGACAAAGCTTAA
- a CDS encoding ABC transporter substrate-binding protein: protein MLKKLIVLLLTVVLLVTVAGCGGGSTQQGSQTEQNGAASNESGDKEPIKIGYIGALSGETALWGQAGLNGMLLAEKDINDACGILGRQVKVISYDGKGEPLDSVNALNKLIDQDKCVAVVGTNFSSCNIPMASVADEKKVPVIATAASSPLVTVDESGKLHPYSFRIGFTDPFQGRVIASYAYKELNIKNAAILTNIADAYSTGITQYLIDEFTKLGGKIVAHENASSGDNDFRAQLSKIKAAKPEALFIPWIYKDVALIVKQARELGIDCVFIGADGWDSQDLPKLAGDAIEGGYFCSRPGFNTPEAKKFAERYQSVYKITPEAECLFGYDGLMWIKDAIEREGAADSESIRKGLESTTNFTGLLGKMSVDPKTHDPVRDAAIFKIEGGQVKFVQIYTP, encoded by the coding sequence ATGCTCAAGAAATTAATAGTATTGCTTTTGACTGTTGTGCTATTAGTTACTGTAGCCGGTTGCGGCGGTGGAAGTACGCAACAGGGCTCCCAAACCGAACAAAATGGAGCAGCTTCAAACGAAAGTGGCGACAAGGAGCCAATTAAAATCGGCTATATTGGAGCTCTTTCCGGTGAGACGGCACTATGGGGTCAAGCAGGTTTAAATGGTATGCTTCTTGCCGAGAAAGACATTAATGATGCATGCGGCATTCTAGGAAGGCAAGTTAAGGTCATATCTTATGATGGCAAGGGCGAACCATTAGATTCAGTTAATGCACTAAACAAATTAATTGATCAAGACAAATGTGTTGCTGTAGTCGGAACAAACTTTTCAAGTTGTAATATACCTATGGCATCAGTAGCTGATGAGAAAAAAGTTCCCGTAATTGCTACAGCTGCTTCAAGTCCGCTAGTTACAGTAGATGAATCAGGCAAGCTTCATCCTTATTCTTTTAGAATTGGATTTACAGATCCGTTCCAAGGCAGAGTAATTGCCTCTTATGCCTATAAAGAATTAAACATCAAAAATGCTGCCATATTAACAAATATTGCCGATGCTTATTCAACAGGTATTACTCAATATCTGATAGATGAATTTACTAAGCTTGGCGGCAAGATAGTGGCACATGAAAATGCTTCGTCAGGCGATAATGACTTCCGTGCACAACTTTCAAAAATTAAAGCCGCAAAACCTGAAGCTCTTTTCATTCCGTGGATATATAAAGATGTGGCGCTCATAGTAAAACAAGCAAGAGAGCTTGGCATTGACTGCGTGTTTATAGGTGCTGATGGATGGGATTCGCAGGATTTGCCTAAACTTGCAGGAGATGCAATCGAAGGCGGCTATTTCTGCTCACGCCCGGGATTCAATACCCCTGAAGCAAAGAAATTTGCCGAAAGATATCAATCAGTCTATAAGATTACACCTGAAGCTGAATGCTTGTTCGGATATGATGGACTCATGTGGATTAAAGATGCTATCGAAAGAGAAGGCGCTGCAGACAGTGAAAGTATTAGGAAAGGATTAGAGTCTACAACTAATTTTACAGGGCTATTAGGAAAGATGTCAGTTGATCCAAAGACACATGATCCCGTAAGAGATGCAGCTATTTTCAAAATAGAAGGCGGACAAGTAAAATTTGTTCAGATTTATACTCCTTAA
- a CDS encoding L-fuculose-phosphate aldolase produces the protein MLLEAARKEIIDYGKKLIESKLTRGTGGNISMCDREKNIMAITPSGIDYFKIEPEQIVLIDVETGDIKEGDTIPSSECEMHRIFYKYREDVNAVIHTHATFAASISCLNQSLPPLHYLVGFAGLNVRCAPYATYGTVELAKNAFEAMKDRKACLLANHGLLAVGTSLAEAFAVTEQIEFCCELYYRAKSIGEPVILPEDEMIRVMERFKNYGQRVDNCEKI, from the coding sequence ATGTTACTTGAAGCAGCACGAAAAGAGATAATAGATTATGGGAAAAAACTAATTGAGTCAAAATTGACCCGAGGTACCGGGGGAAACATTAGCATGTGTGATCGAGAAAAAAATATCATGGCTATAACTCCTAGCGGTATCGATTATTTTAAAATTGAGCCTGAACAGATTGTCTTAATCGATGTAGAGACAGGAGATATTAAAGAAGGAGATACCATTCCATCAAGCGAGTGCGAAATGCATCGTATTTTCTACAAATACAGAGAAGACGTTAATGCAGTTATACATACCCATGCAACTTTTGCAGCCTCAATTTCTTGTTTAAATCAGTCGCTTCCGCCTCTTCATTATTTAGTAGGTTTTGCCGGGCTAAACGTAAGATGTGCACCTTATGCAACTTATGGCACTGTTGAACTTGCTAAGAATGCTTTTGAAGCGATGAAAGATAGAAAAGCCTGTTTACTTGCAAATCATGGCCTGCTTGCAGTAGGAACAAGTTTAGCGGAAGCGTTTGCAGTGACAGAACAAATAGAGTTTTGTTGTGAACTGTATTACCGAGCAAAATCTATAGGAGAACCTGTTATTCTGCCTGAAGATGAAATGATAAGAGTAATGGAAAGATTTAAGAACTATGGACAGCGAGTAGACAATTGCGAGAAAATATAG
- a CDS encoding 2-hydroxyacid dehydrogenase: MKALLTAEVSQEAKELEALLEIVYAGWYKDGVILTEEQMSNLVAAHNVDIIITSYDPITRKVIDSSPNLKLIVCTRSNPVNIDAEYAAKKNILVSYAPGRNSICTAEYTVAMMLSITRKIPMAYAALKSGKHTKDIEENNKTKPVEGLRRDVTWSLGIDTPYVLYKGNQLYKKTLGIVGYGTIGQRVGQLCKAFGMNILAYDPYKSISEDGTIFTSTLKELAEQSDIITVHCKDTPQTYHIIDELVFKSMKRTAFFINTSRGAIVDENALINALLNDEIAGAALDVFDEEPIPKDHPFITKCNNVVITPHLAGATYEAIENHTEQLLTDIKHFLNHEPLEYEYKV, from the coding sequence GTGAAGGCATTATTAACCGCTGAAGTAAGCCAAGAAGCGAAAGAACTTGAAGCACTTCTTGAAATAGTTTATGCAGGTTGGTACAAAGACGGTGTGATCTTGACGGAAGAGCAAATGTCAAACCTTGTTGCAGCACATAATGTTGATATTATTATAACGAGCTATGATCCAATCACAAGGAAAGTAATAGACAGCTCTCCAAATCTTAAACTGATTGTATGCACGCGCTCTAATCCTGTAAATATAGATGCAGAATATGCAGCAAAAAAGAATATTTTAGTAAGCTATGCCCCGGGAAGAAATTCAATCTGCACAGCAGAATATACTGTCGCAATGATGCTGTCTATTACTCGAAAAATTCCAATGGCCTATGCGGCATTAAAGAGCGGAAAACACACTAAAGATATTGAGGAAAATAATAAAACGAAACCAGTTGAAGGATTGCGCCGTGATGTAACATGGTCATTAGGGATAGATACCCCTTATGTTTTGTATAAAGGAAACCAACTCTACAAAAAGACATTAGGCATAGTAGGATATGGTACAATCGGGCAAAGAGTAGGCCAGCTATGTAAAGCATTCGGGATGAACATTTTAGCATATGATCCTTATAAATCAATTTCTGAAGATGGTACAATTTTTACATCAACCCTTAAAGAACTTGCTGAACAAAGCGATATTATAACAGTCCATTGCAAAGATACTCCTCAAACATACCACATAATTGACGAATTGGTATTTAAAAGTATGAAAAGGACAGCCTTTTTTATAAATACTTCAAGGGGCGCCATAGTAGATGAAAATGCGCTAATTAATGCGCTACTTAATGATGAAATAGCCGGAGCAGCCCTTGATGTTTTTGACGAAGAGCCTATACCCAAAGATCATCCATTTATTACAAAGTGTAATAATGTTGTAATTACCCCTCATCTTGCCGGGGCAACTTACGAAGCCATTGAAAATCATACAGAACAATTACTAACAGATATAAAGCATTTTTTAAATCATGAGCCGCTAGAATACGAATATAAAGTATAA